The DNA sequence ataaaaataacaGATGTAGCTACACAAGAGTGCTACTACTAGACTCACTCCGATCTTTTTGCCAGCGTAATGACCGCGATTCACCAATTTATCTTCACTGGCGTAGAACGAGAATGCCTGTATGACGTCAGCCCCAGCTCGGAGAAACTCTCTCGACAATTGACGAACTACACGTGtaacaaaacaaaatcacGCGACCCGGAACCAAcattttgattcttttttgtcAAACGAGGGGCTTAACGACATGCGATCTCCGCGGAAATGAGAATggcgatttttaattaagtgcGAAAtcttcgacttttttttgtcgctatttcacttttctcacctgcTTCGGGGAATTCTACGGCCGCTTCAGGCGTCCACGGGCCCGCTTTTACGTAGCCACGCTTTTCCAGTTCGAAAACGtagccgccgtcgccgattaCGACGCTTTCGTCCATGCGTTCTAAAAttcctttcttctccgaTCCCGCAGCAACCTGAATGTGAGCGATTATGGCAAATAAGAGGCTGAGACAGTCGCTTTTacctttcgtttcttcggcgAAGACATGGCTCGAGGAGAAAGCAGAGAAGTTTGCGTAAAAAATGTAGGGTGAGAGGTGAACACGTAGGAGCGGCTAACGCACGTTCACTAGGTATTGTTTGTCTACGAGATGCGTATCGCGCTGACTCTCGCATGGGCGAGATCTCGCCCGCAATCGTACTTCTGTCGGCTAGCCAGCACTCGTCCCCAAAAAGACACAGCGAACGTGGTTATAATTGGCGGCGGTGCATTGGGCACGAGCGTCGCCTACCATTTGGCTAAGGACGGACTAAAAGACGTTTTATTGCTGGAGAAAACCGAACTTACTGCGGGTTCCACGTGGCACGCGGTAAagaagtaattaattaaataattaataacatttttatttaatttaggCCGGTCTTGCAACGTACTTCAATCCTGGAATCAATCTAAAGAAATTTCACTATGATAGTTTACAGTTGTATAGTCGCCTTGAGGCCGAGACAGGACAGGTAGCACAAGTACAATATAACAATTTTTCGCGTAGAATGCAATGCGTACCTTTAGAACGTCGGCCTTCACAAGCCGGGCTCCGTGCGCTTAGCGACGAATCAGGATCGCATGGATGAATTTCACTATCAAATGCAGCGCAACAATTGGCACTCGAATCCGCAATGGCTAATCACACCAGACGAAATACACGATCTGTTTCCCATTCTCAACATGGACGGCATCGTCGGCGGACTCTACAATCCGGCGGACGGACACATCGATCCGTACTCGCTCACGCAAGCGCTAGCAACGGGCGCTCGACGACACGGCGCCGTCATCGAGaccaacgtcgccgtcacttcgacgcgacgtcgtccagaCGGTCGATGGCAAATCGACACGTCGCGCGGCTCCGTCACGGCGACACACGTCGTCAATGCAGCCGGATTTTGggcgcgcgacgtcggccGAATGATCGACGTTGATTTGCCACTCGTTGCTATTCATCACCAGTACGTCATCACGGAGCCGATTGCCGCCGTCAGAGAACTTCGTCGTGAGTTGGCCGTCATTCGCGATCTCGACGGCTCGTACTACgctcgagaagaaagaggcgGTCTTCTCATCGGTCCCTACGAAGCGGAACACAAAATGAAATTACAAAGCGATTGGGTCGACTCGGGTGTTCCCCCCGATTTTGGTAAAGAATTATTTGAAAGCGACGTGGATCGCATCAGCgacaatttgacgtcagcggCATACAGAATACCCGCTTTTGGCGAAAGCGGCTTAGCAAAAATCATCTCCGGTCCCATTACCTATAGTCCAGATCTACTCCCGATGGTCGGTCCGTTGGAAGGACGCAAAAATTACTGGGTTGCTTGCGGATTCTCTTATGGGATTATACACGCTGGCGGTGCGGGTCGATATCTCGCTCGGTGGATACTTGACGGCGAGCCGCCGTACGACTTAAATGAAACCGATCCGGGACGGTACGGCAGTTGGACGAACGACGCGTACACGTTCGCAAAGACGCGCGAATCGTATGGATTCAATACCGTCATCGTTTATCCGAAGGAGGAACGATGGGCCGGTCGACCCGCTCGCATCAGCACCGCCTATGAATTGACGAAGAGTCGGGGCGGACAGTTTGGTTTTCACGCCGGTTGGGAGCAGCCGAATTGGTTTGCgctcgccggcgacgaagccGGCTATAAGCCGAGTTTTCGGAGAACCAACTGGTTTGAGCCGGTCGGTCGAGAATCGACGTTGGTTCGAACCAAAGTTGGGCTCATCGATTTGACGCCGTTTGGAAAGATTGTCGTTGGAGGAAAGGATTCGGCTCGGTTTCTCAATCGAATGTTTGCTAATCGTCTACCTAAGGTAAAGGAAGGTTTTCCGTGTTTAGTGctcatctctctctcttttagaCTGGGATGACGAATTTGAGTCATATGCTTACTCCGCGTGGTCGCGTTTATTCGGAGATGACTGTCAGCCGACTGGATAAACAGAATTTCTATTTGGTGACCGGTTCGACGTCTGAGCGCCACGATCTGAGGTAGAACAgaacgatgatgacgtaaaATTGAATGTGAAAAATTCCAGGTGGTTGCAAGATCACGTTGACCCGGAAGAAGACGTCACTATATCAAATGTGACGGAGGATTACGGTTGTCTCGGTCTTGCTGGACCTCTTTCTCGTGACGTCTTGGCTTGCGTGGTTGACACATCTGTTTCTCATGCTGACCTTCCGTTTCTTCATCATCGCGAGGTGACTATTAAGGGGATGAAAGTGAGAGCAATTAGAATATCATACACAGGTAAatatacaaaaaaaattgcgccGTCTTAATTAACGTCTAAATTCCTTCTAGGTGAATTGGGCTATGAGCTGCATTGTGCTTCAAAGGACACTGGGGCTCTGTATGAAGCTCTGCTCAATGCTGGACAAGAGTATGGTATTGGTGATTTTGGTACATATGCAATGACGTCTTTGCGATTGGAGAAAGGCTTTCGAGCATGGGGAGCAGAGGTAAATTATTCTAATCTACATATATGGGCTCATCTAGTCTGGTATTAGATGACTGTTGATGTGACAGCCTTAGAAGCAGGGTTAGACTTCTTCGTGAAATTGAACAAGGTTGCGTTGTCTATCTTTACGTAAGCCTTTGGtataaaattttctttttagacgACAGACTTCATTGGAAAGTCGGCTCTTCTCGAGCAAAAGAAAGCGGGTTTGACCAAACAGCTTGCATTTCTCAAGGTAGACGCAAAGGACGTTGATCCAGAAGGAAATGAGGCCATATGGCATGACAACAAGGTAAAATCTCAATGCCAAGATGACGATCTTTCACTTCTTTCAAGGTTGTGGGATACACGACGTCCGGATCGTACGGTTATCAGATTGGAAGCAGCATTGCTTTTGCCTATTTGCCGCCGCATCTTGCTGAGCCGGGCAATGAGGTTCACGTTGAGTTGCTGGGTAGTCGAAGAGCAGCCgaagtcgtttcgtttcctgTCGTTCAGCCGGAACCACTGCGTTCCGCTTAGActcgtttttcctttgatAATGCGCACTGCGCAGACTCGATTAAAATAAACTTTGCCACGTGCGAGAAAGACGCCTGCACAATGCTCCCGTTTTCGTGGATCGTCAAGGGAAAGATCGGGGGCATGTGCTTTCCGTATGAGTTCGAAACCCTCAAGTTGTTGAACGAACGCCTGAAGATCAAGCACCTGGTGTCCCTAACGGAAATTCTCGATGGCTTTCCTCTCGGAGGCGAAAAGGGCGCCGTAGAAAAAGCAGGCATGACGTGGCACTCGATTCCAATGCGAGACTTTCATCCCCCGACTCCAGAGCAGGTAGATCACGTACTTTGAGAGTTCCGCTTCACTAATCGTGTGCGCAAAAGGTCGATCAATTTCTGGCTATCGTTCAAATGGccgaggagaaggaagaagcCGTTGTTGTCCATTGCATGGgcggaaaaggaagaacTGGCACGATGCTCGCATGTTATCTCGTCAAATTTTGCAAGCTGTCTGCTCCGGAAGCCGTCAGTCAGGTTCGCATGCAAAGGCCAGGATCAATCGAAACATGTGATCAGAAGAAGGCTGTCTATGACCTTGAAGCAAGGCTTAATAAAAAGTAACAGAAATTTTTGCATGAATTGCTGCTTTTGTTTTGAGTCCGTTGACTTGCCAGTTGATTAGCTAATGAACTTCTTTTGAGGTGTGTTAATTAGATAGATCACAAGTTAGCAATGATGACGTAACAAGGATGTGACGCCATTGTTCCGGTTTCACTCCTCCCTGGTTCTCAGTAGAAAGATGCTTCGCTTTTCTTGGATTTCTAAAGGAAAGATGGCTGGCTTGGCCTTTCCATCCGAACCAGAAAGCCTCCAGCAATTGAGCGAACAGGAAAAGATCAAGCACTTAGTCTCCCTCACGGATGATCAACCGGGAGGCAAAGCAGACGCAGTCGAAGCAGCGGGTATGGAATGGCATCAAATTTCCATACCCAACCACCAAGTTCCCACAAAAGATCAGGTTAAAAAATATGCCTAATGTTTGCTAATAGACTTGAGCCTACTAAACCCAGGTGGACAAATTCCTGGCTATTGTTCAACAAGCcgaaggcaaagaagaaCCGGTCGCGGTTCATTGTATGGGTGGAAGGGAAAGAACGGGGATAATGCTTGCCTGCTATCTCGTTAAATTCTGCGACATGT is a window from the Oscarella lobularis chromosome 10, ooOscLobu1.1, whole genome shotgun sequence genome containing:
- the LOC136192419 gene encoding dimethylglycine dehydrogenase, mitochondrial-like, which translates into the protein MRIALTLAWARSRPQSYFCRLASTRPQKDTANVVIIGGGALGTSVAYHLAKDGLKDVLLLEKTELTAGSTWHAAGLATYFNPGINLKKFHYDSLQLYSRLEAETGQNVGLHKPGSVRLATNQDRMDEFHYQMQRNNWHSNPQWLITPDEIHDLFPILNMDGIVGGLYNPADGHIDPYSLTQALATGARRHGAVIETNVAVTSTRRRPDGRWQIDTSRGSVTATHVVNAAGFWARDVGRMIDVDLPLVAIHHQYVITEPIAAVRELRRELAVIRDLDGSYYAREERGGLLIGPYEAEHKMKLQSDWVDSGVPPDFGKELFESDVDRISDNLTSAAYRIPAFGESGLAKIISGPITYSPDLLPMVGPLEGRKNYWVACGFSYGIIHAGGAGRYLARWILDGEPPYDLNETDPGRYGSWTNDAYTFAKTRESYGFNTVIVYPKEERWAGRPARISTAYELTKSRGGQFGFHAGWEQPNWFALAGDEAGYKPSFRRTNWFEPVGRESTLVRTKVGLIDLTPFGKIVVGGKDSARFLNRMFANRLPKTGMTNLSHMLTPRGRVYSEMTVSRLDKQNFYLVTGSTSERHDLRWLQDHVDPEEDVTISNVTEDYGCLGLAGPLSRDVLACVVDTSVSHADLPFLHHREVTIKGMKVRAIRISYTGELGYELHCASKDTGALYEALLNAGQEYGIGDFGTYAMTSLRLEKGFRAWGAEMTVDVTALEAGLDFFVKLNKTTDFIGKSALLEQKKAGLTKQLAFLKVDAKDVDPEGNEAIWHDNKVVGYTTSGSYGYQIGSSIAFAYLPPHLAEPGNEVHVELLGSRRAAEVVSFPVVQPEPLRSA
- the LOC136192428 gene encoding dual specificity protein phosphatase 23-like translates to MLPFSWIVKGKIGGMCFPYEFETLKLLNERLKIKHLVSLTEILDGFPLGGEKGAVEKAGMTWHSIPMRDFHPPTPEQVDQFLAIVQMAEEKEEAVVVHCMGGKGRTGTMLACYLVKFCKLSAPEAVSQVRMQRPGSIETCDQKKAVYDLEARLNKK